The region ACCGAAAAAATTAAAGTGGCCGCTATCTTGAACTCATGTCATGAGGTTACAGTCGCGGATTCAGTTAGCTGCGGCGGAACGGAGGCGTATGTCAAAGAGGTTGCCTGTAGGAATCAGCCCTCTTCGTGCCACTATTCGACCATCCCCTGATCATGCCAGTAGGAGAATGCCCACAAACTCCAATCTGTAGGCTTTGTTGCCCTGTAGGGGTGTAAGCTTAAAGAATCCGCTTTTTGGATCACCTCACGACGTAAAGTCTCGCGTTGTAAGTGAGAAAATTTCTTAAGTAATCACCTCTAATGATCGGGGAGGCTCTTGCGTGATTCTTGTTTAAAAAAAATGATTTCATGCATTACCTTGCCTAAGAGACTGCCCGCAACCTCAAATCAATATGCTTCGCCGCCGAATGTATCTACATGCCGAAATGTCTCAATCCCAAGGCTTTCTCAAAGCCAAAAAAATAAATTTTGAGGCGTTTTCGGTATAAGCGATTGACCATTAATTAAATTGCTCAACAGGCTCGCCATGCTGAAGATGATACAGTGTTCTCTCCTATCGATTCTACGATCTGCAAGAGGAGAGATGTCTTTTCCACTTTTAAAGCGCAAAACAACGCACATCACCTTAGTGATACTGATTCTATCCGCCTCGATGCTGCTCACCGGCTGCGGCTCTTCAAAACGGCTTCTGCCGTCTTGCGAACCCGATCCACCGGAGCCTTTCGCTGTCCCTGAAAAAATTCGCGTCGCTCTTGTCCTTGGCAGCGGAGGTGTGCGAGGTATGGCCCATGTGGGAGTGATTGAGGAGTTGATGGATGCGTGCGTGCCGATTGATCTGATCGTCGGATGCAGTGCTGGAAGCATCGTTGGAGCTGTTTATGCCGATAACCCAGATCTTGACGCGTTAAAATGCGCGATCTGGAAGATCAAGACCGACTCCGTCCTTGATATCGACTTATGGAATTGCAAATACGGACTTTCCAAAGGAAATTGCTTACACCGCGTCTTGGATGAGCATCTGGTGGCCGAGACGTTCGATGAGTTGAAAATTCCTCTTGTTGTCGTAGCTTCTGATCTTAACACAGGAGAACTCGTCCCGATTGGTTCAGGTGATCTTGTGACAGCTGTGCAAGCCTCCTGTTCGATACCGTTTGTGTTTGTGCCTTGTAAATACCGTGGTCGCGTTCTGGTCGATGGAGGTGTTGTCAACCCTGTTCCGGTTAAGGTGGCGAGAGATCTTGGAGCTGAAATCGTGATCGCGGTTGACTTAAGTGAGCTGCTTCCAAAAACCTTTCCCACCAATCTGTTTCAGGTAGCGACCCGCAGTGCAGAAATTGCCTTCATGTGGCAAAACGAGGTGTGCACGAGAGGCGCGGATATCGTTATTCGCCCACGCACAACGGGAATTGGTACTTTTAATGAAAAAATGAAGTGGGAGCTGTACTGCGCCGGAAAGAGCGCTGCGGAAGAGAAGAGAGGGGAGATTATCGAACTGCTCAGGAGAAACGAGGTTTTTTCCACTCCGGTCAACTGTAAGACCCGCTGTGTCGCCCTGCCCCCCTACTTGCCAAAAATTTGTCTCGAAGGATCGTGACCCAATCACGGAAACGGCTGAAGTTTCCGTTTTTTTTATTCTGCCGATGTTGATCTTTTTGAATAGAGTGGGCGACTTTTTCTTAAAACCCTTAAATATAGTTTGTTGTGATTGATTTGTGCTCCCGGATGTGATCGGTGTTGATGCTAAATCGGCACAATTTTCGATTCTAAATCCTCTGTGAAATGTAATATTATTATTCTGTTTCTTAGAAAACCTCTAAATTATAATTCGCTTTAAAATGCCTTTGAATACCTAGGGGAAATGTTTGAATATCTTTTGTATGCAAATCGAATCGCCTTGTTCTGTAAAATAAAATTTGTTGATCTAATTCTCTCTCTTATGTAATATGGTCTTGAGTTCAATATTAACTCTATGTACGCACGATCTGTAAACTATGTTCCTTCCTACGGTGTCCAATCGGGTGCTTTCGAGGCCTCTTTTTCAGTTTTAGTGTTCGACAAAGAGTTTTTGACAATGTGTCGTATTAGAAACTCGCATCACAGCCTTGAGCTTGTGGTACAAGCCATGATTAAAACTAAAGGAGATTCGTTATGGCATTCGGTAAAGTCAAGTGGTTCAACGTAACAAAAGGTTTTGGATTTATCCAACCGGAAGCAGGTGGTAACGATGTATTCGTCCATATCACTGCTCTCAAGCGTGCTGGCCTTGACAACTTGAATGAAGGACAACGCGTCAGCTACGAACTTGCGACAAGCAACGGAAGAGTTTCCGCTGACAAATTAAAACTTGCTGACTAATCAGCATGAGCTAGGCGATGAGCCACTTCGAACAGATATTGCCATCGCCTAGCAATATCTAACAGGAAGTGTCAATTCTTTCCCGTATACCTGCGTCGACTCCGACTCTTCGAATTCTCGTGGTATCCAGTGAATGTCAATGATGGTCCTTGCCTCGTATGAGGCGAGGTGCCTTTGTCTTTTCATTTGATGGACGGTTTTTGAATAGGTGAGCATCTTGTGATGCCTGTGTACGCTTTGGGGCAAAGCTCTTCTACTCTCCGGATGGAGAGTGGTCAAGTGAATCCCCATGAGGACCGTTTTTCTCTTCGGCCCGGCTCCCTATTTTAACAAACATGATCCAAATATAAGGTAATCAATCATATGACAACTACTTTTGAAACTTTAGGAATACCCTCTGCTCTGATGCGTTCGCTAGAAAAACGCGGCATCACGGCGCCAACCCCCATTCAAGAGATGGCCATCCCGGTCGCTTTAACCGGTAAAGACCTCTTTGCGTCCGCCGCCACAGGCTCCGGAAAAACCATCGCTTACTTAATCCCTGTTCTTGCCAACTTAATGGAAGACAAAGAGTCCAGTGCATTGATCTTGGCTCCCACCAGAGAGCTGGCTCAGCAGATCAATGATGAGATCCTTAAACTGATCAATCACGCAGCTCCTTTTAAGATCGCCCTGCTCATCGGTGGCAGACCCTACTTTAAACAAGAGATCGATCTTAGAAAAACCCCTCGTTTTATCGTTGGAACTCCCGGACGTGTGCGCGATCATCTCGAGCGCGGCACCTTGAAGCTGGAAAAGACTAGCTACTTCATTCTTGATGAAACAGACCGGATGCTCGATCTCGGGTTTAGCGACGATCTAGCGGCAATCGCCAAAAAACTGCCGGCCCAGAAACAGACCCTGATGTTTTCGGCTACCATGTCCCCGACAATTGAGCAGATGTCCAAAAAGTGGTTGACCGATCCAGTGCATTTGGCTGCTGATACAGCGATGCAGCCTTCGCAAAACATCAAAGAAGAGTCAGTTCATGTCACAACCGACAGAAAGTTTGATACTCTTCTCGAGGCACTAGGCCAGAGGGAAGGATCCGTTATCGTGTTCGTCCGCACAAAAATCGGCGCTGAAAACCTCGCCCGTAAACTGAGGGACGAAGAGCATCTCGCCGAAGCTATCCACGGTGACCTGCCTCAGCGAAAGCGTGACCGAGTTATCAAATCATTCAGAAATCAGCGAAGCAGGATCATGGTCGCGACAGATGTTGCGTCAAGAGGTCTTGATATTCCCCATATCATGCATGTCATCAATTTCGACTTGCCTGAATGTGCAGAAGATTACATCCACCGCGTCGGTAGAACAGGCCGTGCCGGTAAAGAGGGTTTTGCCCTGTCATTCATTTCCCCAGAAGAGAAAAAGTTCTGGAGAGCGATAAAAAAACTCTCCGGCGGCCAGGACGAAGATGAGGGCGAAGAGCGTGGTTCAAGACGCGGTCCTCCGAGAGGAAGACGCTCCTTCTCCGGTCCAAGAAACGGCTCATGGAAACCAAAACGCCGTTTTGGTGGTCCAAGAGAGGGTTCCGGTGGTGAAAGAGAGAGCTTTGGCGGTAGGCGCGAAGGCTTTGGCGGTCAAAGAGAAGGTTTCGGCGGTCAAAGGGAAAGCTTTGGCGGCCCAAGAGGCTACTCTGCTAATAAGAGGGCCCCTAGATTCAATAAAGTTGATTAATTAATCAATTTTAATTTAAAATGTTCTTTTGTTTTGCCGAATGGTTAATATAAAATGAACGTTTTATCGGAATTATCTAGCTCACAAATATTCCCCTCCTCACCTAATGGGGAGGGGTATGACACCCCTTCACTTCCCCTAGAAGTCACCTACACCATTTTAGAACAGATCGCAGAATGCGCTGACACAAGGCAGCAACTGGAACGTGATGTAAAAGCGTTCATGATCGTTCAAGCTCAAATTTTCAAACGCAACGCTCCTGAGTTTTTTGCTGGCGACCAGCTGGGGTTCATGACCGTACAAAAAACTATTGCTCATGCCCTTGCTTTCAGCAAGCTTCATGCGTGCAATGCTGGCACACTAACACCCCATTCTCTGGGAATTCAAAATTACAACGATCTCCTCTCTTTTATCAAAGGATCGGGCAAATTTTTAAAAACTCTTAAAATAAACCGCTTTGGGATTCGCCTTACCGATGAAAGGGCTCTGCAGCTTAGCGCTCTTTGTCCTGCACTGAAACGGCTCGATCTGTGGGTGTCTCCACTTTCGGATGTGGGCCTTGAAGGTTTGATCCAGGGAAAAAAAATAACCAGTTTGAAGGTCTCCGGACACAGGTTATCTTCAGCGTTCATCGCAAGTTTGGCAAATCTCCCCTTGACTGAGCTCTCGATAGATGCCGCCAGGCAGTGCGAAGATGAAGCCGTACAAGCCCTGTTGCAGAATAAAAAACTGAAGCGCCTCAGCCTCTCTTATGCAGATCTGCTTACCGACCGGGCATTTGCCGGGCTTGAAAATTCCTCGCTTGAGTCGATTGATTTGACAGGTCTTGAAGGGTTGACAGACGAAGGCGTAAGGGCGCTTATGAGGGCTCCCAAGCTTACTCGGGTAGCTCTAAGGTCGATGCCGCAGGTGGCAGGTTCCGCATTCAGCGAAGACGGCGAGTTCAGGCAAAGAATTGAAGTACTTAACCTCACGGGTAGTGCGATCGAGAATGACTCTCTTGCGGGGATTGCCAAATTCTCGGCTCTATCCCTGTTGGTACTGGATTGCTGTGAAAAAATCACCCCTACGGCTGTAGCCTTATTGGATGCGCCGTTGATCGGGACAGTCAGCCTTAAAAATATGCAGAAGAAAAAGAAACTTCTCGCCCTGCCTTTTGTCCATCATGCATTGGATTCCAATGAATGGCGGCTCGCGCGGCGGGCGCAAACTGAAGAGTTCTGATCGATCAGAGCCGCTAGGGCCTATAGCTCCTTTGTATAAAATGCAAAGGTGTGTCTCTCTTCCCCTAAATCCAAGTGAATCAAAATGAATTGAAGATCTTTTTCAACAGTCTTTGGGATCTCGATTTGAAAATTGGCAGCGAAATTCTCGTCGGGGTAAATCGTTTGCGCATCGAAATAGTGACTGTGCATGTCTTCTTCAAATATTTGCTGGCGGGCGACAATAGCGCTGTTCCTTGCAGAGGCTTCGTGTCGAACGGCTCGCAGTGCCCGTTGCCGCTCGGCTTCATTGTGGATGACGCCGCATGAGGTGTAGGTCGCTGCGGACTCCACGTTGATCGGCCGGCCCCTCCTTTCGTCTCCTTGATACCTTACCCGTTCGCGTTTCCGAGTTACTGTGTGGATGGTGGTATCGCCGGCGTTATTTGCCCTGTCAGCCTCGAGACACTCAACTAGTCCGGAGGCGAACAGGTTCCAACGGGTCTGTTGCTTTTTACTGCGAATGAGCTCTCTTTTCGGAATAATGCGTAGCGGTCTGCCCATTTGATCGGTTGCTGTCAGGCTTTCGAAGTACAGATTCACAGGCCTGTCTCCGTAGTGGGTGATCGAAAAGAAAAAGTTGGCTCTTCTGCCTCTGATAGTTTCTTGTGTCTGGTAGATGAGCACATCATGAATTTTAGACGACAGAAGCATGACGCCACCGTTCTCTAAAATCTCTTCTTGATCTTCATATTTTGTAGGATGAATGCTCCTCTCGGAAAAGAGAGGAGCGGACAGTAAAAGTATCAGGGCGATTAGTCGGTGGCGCATGGGAATCCTCAGTAGCGGCTATGTGTATAATCTAGCGTTCATTTTTCTCAGGGTCGGTAGCCTCAGCGACAATTTTAGGCACGAGCCGCCTTACCTGATTCTTTTGTGTTTCTGTTTCCGGGGCGTTGTACTGGGGGTTGATCCTGATTTTGTGATAGGTATTGACCTTCTTCAGCGCTGTCTCGGCATCAAGCCCGAACAAAGCGGCTAGGACGATAGACGAGATCGTGCCTGTGCGCCCGTTACCTCCCCAGCAGTGAATATAGGTTTTCATTCCGGGCTTTGTGATAGCAGGCAAAAGGGTCTCTAACACGAAATGGTAAACATCGTTGTCGGGTGCGATGCTGACGTCGCGGATGCCAAAATGAAGGAACTGTGGTGTCGTCAGCTTGAGTTCACGGGCAATTCTAAGGGCTGTTTCCTGATAGGGTGTAAACGAAGCGTCTAGCTCATCTTGTTTTTGCAAGCAGACGATCTGGTTGATCCCCAGTTCTTTTAGGAGAATGGGTAATTTAATTTCGGCACCCAGATCTGTATGGTCGTAGGGATTGTCTCCGGGATAGCTACCCATGTAAATTGTGCCCGATGGCTCAAGAGGATTGACTTTGGGGATGAGGTGTTGGTGGGGAGCGACCAGGAGATGCATGTTCGACTCAAACTTTTCGAGCGTTTCAAGGGTCCCCCAGCGCTCGGTCCACAGGCTGTCAATTTCTTCAATTTGCTGCAGTTGTTCAGATGTATAGGTATAGGCAGGTGAGAAGTAGAAGTCGTCACTAAAGTCCAATTCGTCGTTGTCCGTAGCCAACCCTTGGCTGCTTGCTGAAGTGGAGGTGATGGCAGTCTGGCTGGAAGAGGAGGTTGTTCTTTGCAACTTCAATTCTTTAACTGCTTTTTGAGGTGATGCATCTTCGGCTTGCGCTTTGTGCTTGTCTGAGTGAAAAAGAGCGCCTAGTGAATGGAGTGCTTTTGCAATTTTATCTTTCTTTGACTGTTTTTGCGGGGGAAATTCTGCGTCGCTGGGATTCTCCGCTGATCCGGTCCTGTACTGTTCTACTGGTAACATAAATTTCTCCCTGTCTGTAGTTTTTTAGTGGGTATAATCTTAATAGTAAGTAAATATATGAATAATTTCAATAAATGATTTTCGTTAATGTGTGTTTATTTGTTTTTAATAAATACTGTATTTGTTTTTAAAAAAATAATTTAAATTTGAGAGCGTTGCGCAATCGAAAGGTCGTGCGTGAGGTGATATTCCACATGGTATTCTGCAAGCGCTTCAAAACATGGCTTTCGTGGGGGCAAAATCACAAATTTTGAGACTTTTTCGCAGAAGAGAATTCGTCGGTCAGAGGTTATACATTGCGGGAAGAGTGGTATAGGTTCCGGTGGAATAGAAACTAAGCGCCACTCTGGCAAATTTTGCGCACCCCATTTCAGTGGCGAGGCTATATCATCCGAGTCTCTTTCAGGAGTAGTTGAAGATAATAAAATCAGTGGGGCTTTTCAATCCGGATCCTGAGGAAATGGATGTGAATTTAGCTGAGTGATCCATTGCTGAGGCGTCTTAAAACTGAATTCGTAGGACTTGACGCAAACCGAAAGTGTCTCAAAATTTGGCTTTAGGCTTTTAGGAAGCGCACCCGATTGAGGCATAGCAACAGACCGAATAGTGGAGATATGAGCTGGAATGCCGTTTCGCGCTACTTTCGGTATAAACCACTGCTGGAGATGACCTTTAAACTCTGAGTGTCTCTGAGATGAAATAATTAATTGAAGAATAGCTTCCAATTTGTTATAGAGGTTTTTTAACCGCTGACAATGGTATATGAAAGCATTATTCATCATCACGATATCCCTTTTTTGCTCTTTTTGCGGACATGCGGAAGAGGTTGGAAAGGCTGGGCTGCCCCTTTACTGGTGGCAGCAAAAAGCATTTGTTAACTTTGGAGATTATATCTCCCTCAAACTGGTTGAGAGGATTGTAGGGGAGCCTGTAAAGACATTTCAGCGCAAACCCGCCAATAATCCAAAGAAGCTCTTGGCGCTGGGATCTATCCTTTCGTTTGCAGACGATGGTGATGTGATTTGGGGGACGGGTCTCAACGGCAAACTGCCTGAAAAATCCAGCTATAGGTTTAAAAATCTTGATGTGAGGGCTGTTAGAGGTCCCATCACAAGGGCATTCCTTCAAAATTCCTTCAGTATACCCGTTCCTGAGGTGTATGGGGATCCGGCGCTTCTCTTCCCCTATCTTTTTCCTGAGTTCTCAAAGAGTGAGGAACCTCTTTACGACTATATAGTGATCCCTCACTATACGGAGCTGCACCTCTTTCCCAGAGAGCTTTACAGTAACGTCGTTTACCCGACAGATCCATGGGATGTGGTTGTCAGGGCAATATTGCAGTCAAAGTTTGTGGTCTCCAGTTCCTTGCATGGCATAATCATAGCCGAAGCGTACGGGATTCCGGCACGTCTACTGCGCGTCACCGAGACGGAGCCTTTGCTGAAATATAACGACTACTACAGAGGGTCGGGAAGGGCGACGTTTGAATACGCCGAGTCAATTCAGGAGGCATTGGAAATGGGTGGAGAGCGCCCGATTCGATTTAATCCTGAGAAGCTTTATGAGGCTTTTCCATTCGAGTTTTGGTCGACGGAAGTGAGAATCAAACCTGATTTCAAAAGAGGAATTTTATGAGGAGCCCGTTGATCCAGTTTACACTTCTTTTGCAATTGGCCCTCTTTAGCCTCATTCGATGTTACTCGGCTCCCGATTATGTTAATCTGGAAGAGAGCGCTCAGGATTTTGTCTTGGAAACGAAGAGAATCATCATTCCCGGATATCCGGATGCCTTCAACCCCTCCATCGTCAAGTGGCAGGGGAAGAATTTGATGAGCTTCCGCTTCAGAGATAAGGAGACGGGTAATACCGATCCGGTCGGACTGGTTTGGCTGGACAGTCACTTTGAAGTCAAAGGCACACCGCAAATTTTACAAATCGACGAAGAAGGCAGAAGTTATCCGTCTCGCGCACAAGATCCCAGGCTCATTAAAATTGGTGAGAATCTATTTGTCGTCTACAGCAATGTGTTCTTAGAAGAGGGGAAAGAGGTACGGCGTGTGATGTACTCTCGCCTGATTTTTGACGGCTCCGCATTCTCTCTGCAAGATCCTGAGGCAATCCACGCCATCGAAGGCAAACCCTTGAAGCCAATCGAAAAAAACTGGGTGCCGTTTGTCTATAATAGGGAGCTCTATCTCTCTTATACCATTGTGCCCCACCGCGTTTATCAACCCGTCAAGGGAGCAGAGGCGTGTCGCTTGATTGCTGAGACCAAGGCAAAGATCGAATGGCCTTGGGGTGACATCCGAGGGGGAACCCAAGCGTTAAAGCTTGGAAACGAATACCTGTCTTTTTTTCATTGCTGGAAAGATATGTTTTCCGCTCACTCCAATGGCAAAAAAATCAGTCATTATTTTATCGCAGCCTACACCTTTAGCGCTGAGCCGCCCTTCGAGCTCAAGCGGGTGAGTCCGGAGCCGATCTTCGCCAAAGGCTTCTATCAAGAGCCGTATTACATCACATGGAAACCGCTACGTTGTGTTTTTCCCTGCGGTTATATTGTAGAAGGGGACAATATCTGGATTTCCTACGGTAGGCAAGATCACGAGGTGTGGGTCATGAAACTCGATAAGAAAGGGCTTCTGAAGAGCCTTGTGCCGCTAGAAACCGAATATTAACGCTCGTGTATAGCGAAAGTTTCTCTGGATTTGGAATTTTGGCTCGTCTAATTCTTCAGTGGATAAAAGATTGTGAATACCCTCATATTTCCAATATTAGGAGACTTGAGGCCCTTCAGTCGTAAAGAATGCCCTTTGCCAAACCAAAGTTTAAAACACTTTCGATACAACAACCTCTAAGAGCCATATGTATATCAATCTCTTGCTTCTGTTTGCTTTGCTGAGTTTTCCCCCGGCCCTTTTCGGTAACGAAGAGTTACCCGATCTTGAAAGCAATCTAAGCGACTTTGTGCGAGAAGTGAAGAAGATCGAAGTGCCCGGATATCCCCACGCATTCAATCCTTCAATTATCCGATGGAAAGGGAAAATTTTGCTCTCATTTCGTTATTTGCCGGATCTAAAAAATAAATTTCTGTCCTGCATCGGCCTGATGTTTGTCGATGAGAACTTCGAATCTGCCGGCGATCCTTATATCCTACCTCTCAAATTGTCCTCGGGATCTTTTCCCTCGAGGGCCGAAGATGGCCGCCTTCTCTATGTCGGCGAAAAGCTAATGCTGGTCTACAGTGATTGTAAAGATGTCAAAGTCTCAAGAGGAGGGTTCAGGGTATACATCACGGAACTTTTGCACAATGGATCGCAATTTGAGATAGGTCCTGAGATATGCTTGAATGAATATCCACAGAATGACCCCTCGAGGAGAGAGAAAAATTGGGTGCCTTTCGATTACAATGGAGAGTTGATGCTATCCTATAGCATTACACCCCATACTGTCTTCCACAACAATTGTAGAGCGGGTCGTTGCGACTTCATCTCCACCTCGAATAAAGCGGTTGATTGGTCCTGGGGTGAGCTTAGGGGCGGAACACCAGGATTACTTCTTGATGATAACCGCTATCTTTCTTTTTTTCATTCCTGGATTGATATGCCGTCAGTTCACTCTCAGGCTAAAGTGTCTTCTCATTATTTTATGGGGGCTTACACCTATGCTGCAGACCCTCCTTTTGATCTGCTTGAATGTAGTCCAGAACCTATTGTGGGAACGGGTTTTTATCACGGAGAATCATATACTCCTTATTGGAAACCTGTTGTAGCTATATTCCCATGTGGATTCTTGATGGACAGTAACTTTGTGTGGGTTGTCTACGGAAGGCAAGATCATGAGATGTGGGTGGTGAAATTGGATAAAAAACCCCTGTTGGATAGTCTTAAGACAGTGAATTGAGACAGATTTAATTCCTGATGAACAGCGTCCCTGGCAATTTATCCGCTAACTCTTTTGAGTTAAGCTGGCTTGGCGAATTCTTCTTCCAATTTAGTGAGTCTGTTATACTGCCGTAGGTTTACTAGAGCTTATTTACACGATAGGCTCGTTAATACGGATGCATAAGCTATCATGTCCCATTCCCTTGTCGCTAAGATTACCCCATTCCCTCCCTGGAAGCCCCTTTTGTTTCTCGCGGTCATCTGCCGTGCCCTCCTGCATTCCTCTCTCATTGATATAGAAGCCTCCTCGCAGTCTTTCGTCCTCGAGTCGAAAAAGATTGAAATCCCTGGATACCCTCACGCCTTTAATCCTTCGATCATTCGCTTTCAGGAAACGATCTACATGACATTCAGGGTCATGATTGCACCTGCTCGCTCCGCCTCCTCGCCCCACTTCGGATCAAGGATTGGCATTGTGGAGTTGAACGACGATTTTACCGTGAAGAGCGTTCCTCAGCTGCTCCGGATCGAATCACTTTTTCGCGAAGGCGAGCTTTCTGCCAATGCTGAAGATGCCAGGCTAATAGAAGTGGGTGGACGATTGTACATCGTATTCAGTGATACGGCCGATGCGGCACGTGAGTGGGGGTCATGGCGAGTTTTCATTGCGGAGTTGGATTGCCGCGGCAACTCGATTGAAATCGTGAGAGTTGACCCCATCCGGGATTTTCCCGGGGCTTCCAATCGACGCCGCGAAAAGAACTGGGTTCCCTTCGAATTTG is a window of Estrella lausannensis DNA encoding:
- a CDS encoding cold-shock protein, which translates into the protein MAFGKVKWFNVTKGFGFIQPEAGGNDVFVHITALKRAGLDNLNEGQRVSYELATSNGRVSADKLKLAD
- a CDS encoding protein-tyrosine phosphatase family protein; this encodes MLPVEQYRTGSAENPSDAEFPPQKQSKKDKIAKALHSLGALFHSDKHKAQAEDASPQKAVKELKLQRTTSSSSQTAITSTSASSQGLATDNDELDFSDDFYFSPAYTYTSEQLQQIEEIDSLWTERWGTLETLEKFESNMHLLVAPHQHLIPKVNPLEPSGTIYMGSYPGDNPYDHTDLGAEIKLPILLKELGINQIVCLQKQDELDASFTPYQETALRIARELKLTTPQFLHFGIRDVSIAPDNDVYHFVLETLLPAITKPGMKTYIHCWGGNGRTGTISSIVLAALFGLDAETALKKVNTYHKIRINPQYNAPETETQKNQVRRLVPKIVAEATDPEKNER
- a CDS encoding patatin-like phospholipase family protein, with the translated sequence MSFPLLKRKTTHITLVILILSASMLLTGCGSSKRLLPSCEPDPPEPFAVPEKIRVALVLGSGGVRGMAHVGVIEELMDACVPIDLIVGCSAGSIVGAVYADNPDLDALKCAIWKIKTDSVLDIDLWNCKYGLSKGNCLHRVLDEHLVAETFDELKIPLVVVASDLNTGELVPIGSGDLVTAVQASCSIPFVFVPCKYRGRVLVDGGVVNPVPVKVARDLGAEIVIAVDLSELLPKTFPTNLFQVATRSAEIAFMWQNEVCTRGADIVIRPRTTGIGTFNEKMKWELYCAGKSAAEEKRGEIIELLRRNEVFSTPVNCKTRCVALPPYLPKICLEGS
- a CDS encoding DEAD/DEAH box helicase — encoded protein: MTTTFETLGIPSALMRSLEKRGITAPTPIQEMAIPVALTGKDLFASAATGSGKTIAYLIPVLANLMEDKESSALILAPTRELAQQINDEILKLINHAAPFKIALLIGGRPYFKQEIDLRKTPRFIVGTPGRVRDHLERGTLKLEKTSYFILDETDRMLDLGFSDDLAAIAKKLPAQKQTLMFSATMSPTIEQMSKKWLTDPVHLAADTAMQPSQNIKEESVHVTTDRKFDTLLEALGQREGSVIVFVRTKIGAENLARKLRDEEHLAEAIHGDLPQRKRDRVIKSFRNQRSRIMVATDVASRGLDIPHIMHVINFDLPECAEDYIHRVGRTGRAGKEGFALSFISPEEKKFWRAIKKLSGGQDEDEGEERGSRRGPPRGRRSFSGPRNGSWKPKRRFGGPREGSGGERESFGGRREGFGGQREGFGGQRESFGGPRGYSANKRAPRFNKVD
- a CDS encoding polysaccharide pyruvyl transferase family protein; protein product: MKALFIITISLFCSFCGHAEEVGKAGLPLYWWQQKAFVNFGDYISLKLVERIVGEPVKTFQRKPANNPKKLLALGSILSFADDGDVIWGTGLNGKLPEKSSYRFKNLDVRAVRGPITRAFLQNSFSIPVPEVYGDPALLFPYLFPEFSKSEEPLYDYIVIPHYTELHLFPRELYSNVVYPTDPWDVVVRAILQSKFVVSSSLHGIIIAEAYGIPARLLRVTETEPLLKYNDYYRGSGRATFEYAESIQEALEMGGERPIRFNPEKLYEAFPFEFWSTEVRIKPDFKRGIL